ACCCAAGATGATATTCGTATCGGATGGGAATTTTAGCTGTTCAAGCCTGAGTTCCATGCTGCTAACCTCGTATTTGATAATAGACGCAAAATATTGGATGGGCAGGGCTTGTCAAGTTAAATCTCAAGGTTTTCCACATCCGGCCAAAAAAGCCTGAACCATGCGCGTTTGTGGAGTTTTTTCAAATAATACTGGGGATTTCAGCTCAGGGATGAGCCACTATCTCTGAACGAGCCAACTGAATTTCAACCCAACCAGACTCTAAACCTCTGTGTGCCCTATGTTTGGCTTTTGAAACATAAGGAATACTAAAGGGGGCAAGAGAGCAGCAACCCAATTCAGGCAGGAGTTTTTCCGCCGGGAAGGATATCTAAGTAGCTGTCTATATTGTGGTTATGTGGATATTAATGCTGCCAGGCAAAATTTAGTTCATTTCCACCCGCAGGGCGTTTATGTAAACTCTGTATCCTCCGCTAACCTGAACGAAGCCATGGTTTTTATTGCTGAGATCGGTGATGCGGGCTTTTATCCACCAGCCGTTGCGGGTTTCATTGCTGGAAAAGGGAGCGCGATAATTCCCATTATCATCGGTGAGCTGTAAAAAGAATACCTCCCGGTTCAAAACAAGGTCACTTTCCCTTGCCACCCGGGTTTTTGTGTAGTGGCTGGTCCAGATTAACACGTTGTCCAAAATTCTTAAAAACCGTCCCTGCAGCTCATGTTCCGGGGAAGGGCGAGCCTGCATTTTGGCTAAAGAGGCAAACACAAAAGACTGATTGGCAAGGGGTTGCTCCATCACGAAGTATTCATCCACGCGAATATAATGGGCATCCGTGCCAGCATCTTCAACCTGGGAACTGGCAGGACGCGCCACCACGGCAGGACTGGGCAGAAATCTGTTTTGCCAAAAATTTGATGAGCAGCCAGCCATGACCAGAGCGAACATCGCCAACGCCATGGCAGCAAGAGTGTTATATCTTTTAATTGTCTTCATTTTTGTTTCTCCGACAAAGGGCTTGTTTTATCTATCAAGACAGCTTTGTGGGCAAAATCCCGCAATATTTTTCAGGGTCTCATTTTCCCAAGCCCAAGCGTTCCTGGCGATATTTTCGCTGCTGAATGGACTGCCACCAATCCTGGTTTTCCAGATACCACATCACGGTTTTGCGGATGCCGGTTTCGAAGGTTTCCTTTGGTGTCCAGCCCAGTTCATTTTGGATTTTTGAAGCGTCGATGGCATAGCGGAAGTCATGACCGGGGCGGTCGGCAACGTAAGTGATTAGCTCTGTGTAAGATGAAAGCTTGTCAGAAGGGCGGATTTCGTCCAGGAGCTTGCAGATGCCCTTCACGATGTCGATGTTGCGTATCTCGTTGTGTCCGCCGATGTTATAGGTTTCTCCCAGTTTGCCTTTGTGGACGATGGTGTTGATGGCATCGCAGTGGTCGGTCACATACAGCCAATCACGCACGTTCAAACCTTGCCCGTAAACGGGTAATGGTTTGTGTTCCAAGCAGTTGAGTATCATGAGCGGGATCAATTTTTCAGGGAATTGAAAGCCGCCATAGTTGTTTGAGCAGTTCGAGATGAGAACGGGCAAGCCAAAAGTGCGGTGCCAAGCTCTCACGAGGTGGTCGGAACCCGCTTTGGAGGCGGAATATGGTGAAGAAGGATCGTAGGGCGTGGTTTCGATAAAGAGGCCTTCGTCGCCCAGTGAACCGAAAACTTCATCTGTGGAAACGTGATGGAAGCGGAATTTGGCTTTGGCGGTTTCATCCAAACCGCGCCAATAGCGCAGCGCGTTATCCAGCATCACAGCCGTGCCAACAAGGTTTGTCTGGATGAATTCCATGGGTCCATCGATGGAACGATCCACATGGGATTCCGCGGCAAAATTTACCACCGTGTCCGGCTTGAATTCCGCAAAAGCGCGGGCAACTTGCTCGGCGTCGCAAATATCTGTCTTTTCAAAGAAATAACGATCTGGAAAAGCCTTTTCAATCGGCTCCAGGCTTTCGCGATTTCCGGCGTAGGTGAGCTTGTCCAAGTTTAACACGCTTCCCTTGAAATCGGGATCGGCAAAAAGGTGATGGATGTAATTGGCACCAATAAAGCCAGCGCCACCGGTAACGATGATCCTGTTCATGTGTTCTCCTTTGAATTTTTAATCAGTTTTCTAAGTGTTTCAAGTTCCTCGGGATTGCTGTAACTGAGGGTGATTTTGCCTTTGCCTCCGCGGTCGTTAATTTTCACTTTCAAACCCAGCGCGCTTTGAAGCTCCTGGGTGAGAATCTTGGTTTGCACCAAATCGGCTGGTGGCAGGGGTTTTTTGTTTAAATCACGGGCGAAGCTTTTCGCTTTTTCCTCCGCTTGACGCACGTTAAGACGATATTGGACAAGGTGTTGCGCGAATTGGCGCTGCAGTTCTGGCTCCACAGCCAAAACGGCTCGGGCGTGACCGGGGCTGATGATTCCTCCGGAAACCATGTCGCGCACTTCGAAGGGCAGTTTGAGCAGGCGGATACTGTTGCTCACGGTAGCGCGGTCGCGCGAAACGATGGCTGCCACTTCCTGATGGCTGAGGGAAAAATCATCCGCAAGCGTTTGATAGGCAAGCGCTTCCTCTATTGGGTCCAAATCTTCCCGCTGTACGTTTTCCACGATGGCGAGCTGGAGCTGTTCCTTTTCGCTGA
This region of Candidatus Cloacimonadota bacterium genomic DNA includes:
- a CDS encoding ParB/RepB/Spo0J family partition protein, whose amino-acid sequence is MNERLGRGLSALIPNSPESQSQSGLGTLPVNQIRANPHQPRRNFDPEALAELADSIKANGIIQPLIVNKTEGSEYELIAGERRLQAAKLAGLESVPVVIRSVSEKEQLQLAIVENVQREDLDPIEEALAYQTLADDFSLSHQEVAAIVSRDRATVSNSIRLLKLPFEVRDMVSGGIISPGHARAVLAVEPELQRQFAQHLVQYRLNVRQAEEKAKSFARDLNKKPLPPADLVQTKILTQELQSALGLKVKINDRGGKGKITLSYSNPEELETLRKLIKNSKENT
- the rfbB gene encoding dTDP-glucose 4,6-dehydratase; translation: MNRIIVTGGAGFIGANYIHHLFADPDFKGSVLNLDKLTYAGNRESLEPIEKAFPDRYFFEKTDICDAEQVARAFAEFKPDTVVNFAAESHVDRSIDGPMEFIQTNLVGTAVMLDNALRYWRGLDETAKAKFRFHHVSTDEVFGSLGDEGLFIETTPYDPSSPYSASKAGSDHLVRAWHRTFGLPVLISNCSNNYGGFQFPEKLIPLMILNCLEHKPLPVYGQGLNVRDWLYVTDHCDAINTIVHKGKLGETYNIGGHNEIRNIDIVKGICKLLDEIRPSDKLSSYTELITYVADRPGHDFRYAIDASKIQNELGWTPKETFETGIRKTVMWYLENQDWWQSIQQRKYRQERLGLGK